Proteins from a genomic interval of Paenibacillus sp. RC334:
- a CDS encoding type II toxin-antitoxin system PemK/MazF family toxin, whose product MIVKRGDVFFADLSPVVGSEQGGVRPVLIIQNDIGNRFSPTVIVAAITAQIQKAKLPTHVEIDAATHGFDRDSVVLLEQIRTIDKQRLTDKITHLDEETMRKVSDSLQISLGLIDF is encoded by the coding sequence TTGATCGTAAAGCGCGGCGACGTTTTTTTTGCAGACCTTTCACCCGTAGTCGGTTCCGAGCAAGGTGGCGTCAGACCTGTGCTGATCATCCAAAATGATATCGGCAATCGGTTCAGTCCCACCGTGATTGTGGCGGCCATCACCGCCCAGATTCAAAAGGCGAAGCTACCCACACACGTGGAAATCGACGCGGCGACGCATGGCTTTGATCGCGATTCTGTCGTTCTTCTGGAGCAAATTCGGACGATTGACAAGCAAAGGCTTACCGACAAAATCACCCATTTGGATGAAGAAACCATGCGCAAAGTGAGCGATTCGCTACAAATCAGTCTTGGTTTGATTGATTTTTAG